A part of Gemmatimonas groenlandica genomic DNA contains:
- a CDS encoding metallophosphoesterase family protein has product MRIGLLSDTHDRVPAVRELLEQMIAGGVSIVMHAGDYCSPFTLQPFHDLSVPLLGVFGRNDGDHDALQAAAKSGFGATELYESPHSFDLGGKSVLLIHDLADVHQRSIDGHEVVVHGFTHIPEMKSRGDSLLVNPGEGCGWLHGAPTGAILDLDTKAVEFLKLTGPEWKF; this is encoded by the coding sequence ATGCGGATCGGCTTACTGTCGGATACCCATGACCGCGTGCCTGCCGTCCGCGAACTGCTCGAGCAGATGATCGCCGGTGGTGTGTCGATCGTGATGCACGCCGGCGACTACTGCTCGCCGTTCACGCTACAGCCATTCCACGACCTGTCGGTGCCGCTGCTCGGTGTGTTCGGACGCAACGACGGCGACCATGATGCGTTGCAAGCGGCGGCCAAGTCCGGTTTCGGTGCGACCGAGCTGTACGAATCGCCACACAGCTTCGACCTCGGCGGCAAGTCGGTGTTGCTCATTCACGATCTCGCCGACGTGCATCAGCGCTCGATCGATGGCCATGAAGTGGTCGTGCACGGCTTCACGCACATCCCCGAGATGAAGTCGCGCGGTGATTCACTGCTGGTGAATCCGGGCGAAGGGTGCGGCTGGCTGCACGGCGCGCCAACGGGTGCCATTCTCGATCTCGACACGAAAGCCGTCGAGTTTCTCAAGCTTACCGGTCCGGAGTGGAAGTTCTGA